The following proteins come from a genomic window of Columba livia isolate bColLiv1 breed racing homer chromosome 27, bColLiv1.pat.W.v2, whole genome shotgun sequence:
- the NRTN gene encoding neurturin isoform X3: protein MLNGSRTNSPLPSSPSSSRASSSSSSSSSSLPVAPRRSPRALRRHSSLLAQYSSLLESYTEGEIRQLIAALVERYSQAMNSGGHELPLFPRAGSRRKRARARHKPCALQELEVSVSELGLGYESDETVLFRYCSGTCEAAVRSYDLSLKSMRSRRRIKKEKVRARPCCRPLAYDDDVSFLDAYNRYYTVNELSAKECGCV from the exons ATGCTCAACGGAAGCCGGACAAACAGCCCCTTGCCTTCCTCGCCGTCTTCCTCACGGgcatcctcctcatcctcctcctcctcctcctcgctgcCGGTGGCTCCGCGGAGATCCCCCCGGGCCCTGCGCCGCCACAGCTCGCTGCTGGCCCAGT ACAGCAGCTTGCTGGAGAGCTACACGGAGGGGGAGATCCGGCAGCTGATCGCGGCGCTGGTGGAGCGCTACAGCCAGGCCATGAACTCGGGGGGCCACGAGCTGCCGCTGTTCCCCCGCGCCGGCAGCCGCAGGAAACGCGCCCGCGCGCGCCACAAACCCTGCgccctgcaggagctggaggtgaGCGTCAGCGAGCTGGGCCTGGGCTACGAGTCGGACGAGACGGTGCTTTTCCGCTACTGCAGCGGCACCTGCGAGGCCGCCGTCCGCAGCTACGACCTGTCGCTGAAGAGcatgaggagcaggaggaggatcAAGAAGGAGAAGGTCCGGGCTCGGCCGTGCTGCCGGCCGCTGGCTTACGATGACGACGTCTCCTTCTTGGACGCCTACAACCGCTACTACACGGTCAACGAGCTCTCGGCCAAGGAGTGTGGCTGCGTGTGA
- the NRTN gene encoding neurturin isoform X1, which yields MKVWKFAAIASMLLSSMLSILVCRDMLNGSRTNSPLPSSPSSSRASSSSSSSSSSLPVAPRRSPRALRRHSSLLAQYSSLLESYTEGEIRQLIAALVERYSQAMNSGGHELPLFPRAGSRRKRARARHKPCALQELEVSVSELGLGYESDETVLFRYCSGTCEAAVRSYDLSLKSMRSRRRIKKEKVRARPCCRPLAYDDDVSFLDAYNRYYTVNELSAKECGCV from the exons ATGAAGGTATGGAAGTTTGCAGCCATTGCATCGATGCTCCTCAGTTCCATGTTATCCATTTTAGTTTGTAGAGACATGCTCAACGGAAGCCGGACAAACAGCCCCTTGCCTTCCTCGCCGTCTTCCTCACGGgcatcctcctcatcctcctcctcctcctcctcgctgcCGGTGGCTCCGCGGAGATCCCCCCGGGCCCTGCGCCGCCACAGCTCGCTGCTGGCCCAGT ACAGCAGCTTGCTGGAGAGCTACACGGAGGGGGAGATCCGGCAGCTGATCGCGGCGCTGGTGGAGCGCTACAGCCAGGCCATGAACTCGGGGGGCCACGAGCTGCCGCTGTTCCCCCGCGCCGGCAGCCGCAGGAAACGCGCCCGCGCGCGCCACAAACCCTGCgccctgcaggagctggaggtgaGCGTCAGCGAGCTGGGCCTGGGCTACGAGTCGGACGAGACGGTGCTTTTCCGCTACTGCAGCGGCACCTGCGAGGCCGCCGTCCGCAGCTACGACCTGTCGCTGAAGAGcatgaggagcaggaggaggatcAAGAAGGAGAAGGTCCGGGCTCGGCCGTGCTGCCGGCCGCTGGCTTACGATGACGACGTCTCCTTCTTGGACGCCTACAACCGCTACTACACGGTCAACGAGCTCTCGGCCAAGGAGTGTGGCTGCGTGTGA
- the NRTN gene encoding neurturin isoform X2 gives MEVDSSGPASPCAAGDRLGGDTELSPLPPPAPRHSLATAHFPFAVQPWVAPCLRASVSLLQTQSGRVEGTSWSRGDAGVPAGADQPQPCGWEGVRVTGEGRVIRIFVLPVLQSFNVLTCSKMKVWKFAAIASMLLSSMLSILVCRDMLNGSRTNSPLPSSPSSSRASSSSSSSSSSLPVAPRRSPRALRRHSSLLAQYSSLLESYTEGEIRQLIAALVERYSQAMNSGGHELPLFPRAGSRRKRARARHKPCALQELEVSVSELGLGYESDETVLFRYCSGTCEAAVRSYDLSLKSMRSRRRIKKEKVRARPCCRPLAYDDDVSFLDAYNRYYTVNELSAKECGCV, from the exons ATGGAAGTTGATTCCAGCGGCCCGGCCAGCCCgtgtgctgctggggacaggttgGGTGGGGACACCGAGTTGTCCCCATTGCCACCACCAGCCCCTCGCCACTCGCTGGCCACGGCCCATTTCCCCTTTGCAGTACAGCCCTGGGTTGCACCGTGtctccgtgcctcagtttccctgttgCAAACCCAGTCTGGGAGGGTGGAGGGGACAAGCTGGAGCCGAGGGGACGCTGGTGTCCCCGCAGGAGCTGATCAGCCCCAGCCGTGCGGGTGGGAGGGGGTGAGGGTCACAGGCGAAGGCCGTGTAATAAGGATATTTGTTTTGCCTGTTTTGCAGAGTTTCAATGTTCTGACTTGCTCTAAGATGAAGGTATGGAAGTTTGCAGCCATTGCATCGATGCTCCTCAGTTCCATGTTATCCATTTTAGTTTGTAGAGACATGCTCAACGGAAGCCGGACAAACAGCCCCTTGCCTTCCTCGCCGTCTTCCTCACGGgcatcctcctcatcctcctcctcctcctcctcgctgcCGGTGGCTCCGCGGAGATCCCCCCGGGCCCTGCGCCGCCACAGCTCGCTGCTGGCCCAGT ACAGCAGCTTGCTGGAGAGCTACACGGAGGGGGAGATCCGGCAGCTGATCGCGGCGCTGGTGGAGCGCTACAGCCAGGCCATGAACTCGGGGGGCCACGAGCTGCCGCTGTTCCCCCGCGCCGGCAGCCGCAGGAAACGCGCCCGCGCGCGCCACAAACCCTGCgccctgcaggagctggaggtgaGCGTCAGCGAGCTGGGCCTGGGCTACGAGTCGGACGAGACGGTGCTTTTCCGCTACTGCAGCGGCACCTGCGAGGCCGCCGTCCGCAGCTACGACCTGTCGCTGAAGAGcatgaggagcaggaggaggatcAAGAAGGAGAAGGTCCGGGCTCGGCCGTGCTGCCGGCCGCTGGCTTACGATGACGACGTCTCCTTCTTGGACGCCTACAACCGCTACTACACGGTCAACGAGCTCTCGGCCAAGGAGTGTGGCTGCGTGTGA
- the LOC102094987 gene encoding 4-galactosyl-N-acetylglucosaminide 3-alpha-L-fucosyltransferase FUT6-like isoform X2 — MHTLTRTETGEPFMESVEGKVVWKKLLIIPLFIFIFAFCFFASVHQFWTYEPEQYNFSPSLQTAHAGNTSAAPKDKRKVTILLWTWPFGQRFNFINCSELYGSPNCHFTVDRSWSQKADAVIVHHRDVCWNTKGLTQQPRFPSQRWIWFNLESPSHSPNLGAMKNLFNLTMSYRKDSDIFVPYGKLQLLDEPQPLSIPLKTKLVAWVVSNWREDSRRVKFYHELKKHITVDVYGQQHLPLPRDKLLFTVSQYKFYLAFENSQHEDYITEKLWLNALSSGTVPVVLGPPREIYERFVPPESFIHVDDFASAADLARYLLELSDDAERYQRYFKWREWLKPVAGISWAMHVCRACHFLQTTELRYQVVPDLSKWFV; from the exons ATGCACACTCTCACCAGGACCGAGACTGGAG AGCCATTCATGGAGTCTGTGGAAGGGAAGGTGGTCTGGAAGAAACTCCTCATTATCCCgctcttcatcttcatcttcgcCTTCTGTTTCTTCGCTTCTGTTCATCAGTTCTGGACTTATGAGCCAGAGCAGTACAATTTCAGTCCCTCTTTGCAAACAGCCCATGCTGGAAACACCAGTGCCGCACCAAAGGACAAGCGGAAGGTGACCATCCTGCTGTGGACGTGGCCCTTCGGGCAGCGCTTTAACTTCATTAACTGCTCGGAACTCTACGGCAGCCCAAACTGCCACTTCACTGTCGACCGCAGCTGGTCCCAAAAGGCTGATGCTGTGATTGTCCATCACAGGGACGTGTGCTGGAACACGAAGGGGCTGACCCAGCAACCCAGATTCCCTTCCCAGCGCTGGATCTGGTTCAACCTGGAGTCCCCAAGTCATTCTCCTAATTTAGGTgccatgaagaaccttttcAACCTCACCATGTCTTACCGGAAAGACTCGGATATCTTTGTCCCTTACGGGAAGCTACAGCTCCTTGACGagccccagcccctcagcaTCCCACTCAAGACCAAGCTGGTGGCCTGGGTGGTCAGCAACTGGAGAGAGGACTCTCGCCGGGTAAAGTTCTACCACGAGCTGAAGAAACACATCACTGTGGACGTCTATGGGCAACAGCACTTGCCTCTGCCCAGGGACAAGCTCCTTTTCACTGTGTCCCAGTATAAATTCTACCTGGCTTTTGAGAACTCACAACATGAAGACTACATCACCGAGAAGCTCTGGCTGAACGCCTTGTCCTCCGGCACCGTCCCAGTCGTGCTGGGGCCTCCTCGCGAAATCTATGAGCGTTTTGTGCCCCCTGAATCCTTCATCCACGTCGATGACTTTGCCAGTGCCGCCGACCTGGCGCGGtacctgctggagctgagcgACGATGCTGAGAGATACCAGCGCTACTTCAAGTGGCGCGAGTGGTTGAAACCCGTGGCGGGGATCAGCTGGGCCATGCACGTCTGCAGGGCTTGTCACTTCTTGCAGACGACGGAGCTCAGGTACCAGGTTGTGCCAGATCTGTCCAAGTGGTTTGTGTAA
- the LOC102094987 gene encoding 4-galactosyl-N-acetylglucosaminide 3-alpha-L-fucosyltransferase FUT6-like isoform X1 — protein MHTLTRTETGEPFMESVEGKVVWKKLLIIPLFIFIFAFCFFASVHQFWTYEPEQYNFSPSLQTAHAGNTSAAPKDKRKVTILLWTWPFGQRFNFINCSELYGSPNCHFTVDRSWSQKADAVIVHHRDVCWNTKGLTQQPRFPSQRWIWFNLESPSHSPNLGAMKNLFNLTMSYRKDSDIFVPYGKLQLLDEPQPLSIPLKTKLVAWVVSNWREDSRRVKFYHELKKHITVDVYGQQHLPLPRDKLLFTVSQYKFYLAFENSQHEDYITEKLWLNALSSGTVPVVLGPPREIYERFVPPESFIHVDDFASAADLARYLLELSDDAERYQRYFKWREWLKPVAGISWAMHVCRACHFLQTTELSTCLDGTFLKLLSFLKSPCWTLANPFGNSVCGFASFNQDQKHVVALLAEGRRF, from the exons ATGCACACTCTCACCAGGACCGAGACTGGAG AGCCATTCATGGAGTCTGTGGAAGGGAAGGTGGTCTGGAAGAAACTCCTCATTATCCCgctcttcatcttcatcttcgcCTTCTGTTTCTTCGCTTCTGTTCATCAGTTCTGGACTTATGAGCCAGAGCAGTACAATTTCAGTCCCTCTTTGCAAACAGCCCATGCTGGAAACACCAGTGCCGCACCAAAGGACAAGCGGAAGGTGACCATCCTGCTGTGGACGTGGCCCTTCGGGCAGCGCTTTAACTTCATTAACTGCTCGGAACTCTACGGCAGCCCAAACTGCCACTTCACTGTCGACCGCAGCTGGTCCCAAAAGGCTGATGCTGTGATTGTCCATCACAGGGACGTGTGCTGGAACACGAAGGGGCTGACCCAGCAACCCAGATTCCCTTCCCAGCGCTGGATCTGGTTCAACCTGGAGTCCCCAAGTCATTCTCCTAATTTAGGTgccatgaagaaccttttcAACCTCACCATGTCTTACCGGAAAGACTCGGATATCTTTGTCCCTTACGGGAAGCTACAGCTCCTTGACGagccccagcccctcagcaTCCCACTCAAGACCAAGCTGGTGGCCTGGGTGGTCAGCAACTGGAGAGAGGACTCTCGCCGGGTAAAGTTCTACCACGAGCTGAAGAAACACATCACTGTGGACGTCTATGGGCAACAGCACTTGCCTCTGCCCAGGGACAAGCTCCTTTTCACTGTGTCCCAGTATAAATTCTACCTGGCTTTTGAGAACTCACAACATGAAGACTACATCACCGAGAAGCTCTGGCTGAACGCCTTGTCCTCCGGCACCGTCCCAGTCGTGCTGGGGCCTCCTCGCGAAATCTATGAGCGTTTTGTGCCCCCTGAATCCTTCATCCACGTCGATGACTTTGCCAGTGCCGCCGACCTGGCGCGGtacctgctggagctgagcgACGATGCTGAGAGATACCAGCGCTACTTCAAGTGGCGCGAGTGGTTGAAACCCGTGGCGGGGATCAGCTGGGCCATGCACGTCTGCAGGGCTTGTCACTTCTTGCAGACGACGGAGCTCAG CACCTGTCTAGATGGGACCTTCCTGAAGCTGCTTAGTTTCTTGAAGAGCCCTTGCTGGACCTTagcaaacccctttggaaattCAG TTTGCGGCTTCGCCTCGTTTAACCAAGACCAAAAACATGTGGTCGCCCTGTTGGCGGAGGGAAGACGCTTTTGA